A segment of the Verrucomicrobiota bacterium genome:
TCGGGGCAAGGGCCGGGGTTCGCGGGTCAGTTGAAGTTTGGCCTGGTCCAGGTGATTCGCGTACAGGTGCAGGTCACCGAAGGTGTGGACGAAAGTCCCCGGTTTGAGGCCGCACACTTGAGCCACCATCAGCGTCAGGAGGGCGTAGGAAGCGATGTTGAAGGGCACGCCCAAAAAGAGATCAGCGCTGCGTTGGTAAAGTTGGCAACTCAGTTCCCCGTCGAGGACGAAAAACTGAAACAGGGTGTGGCAGGGCGGAAGCTTCATCCGCTCGATTTCCCCGGGGTTCCACGCGGTCACGATCAAACGCCGGCTGTCCGGACGGCCCCGAATTTGAGCGATCACCTGGTCGATCTGGTGGATGGAGCGGCCGTCGGCAGTCCGCCAATCGCACCATTGAGCGCCATAGACGCGTCCGAGGTTGCCTTCCGCGTCGGCCCATTCGTCCCAGATCGTC
Coding sequences within it:
- a CDS encoding thymidylate synthase, whose product is MSPYLDLLRLVLREGKFKPDRTGTGTYSVFGAQARFPLSAGFPLLTTKKVHLKSVIYELLWFLRGDTNVRWLQEHGVTIWDEWADAEGNLGRVYGAQWCDWRTADGRSIHQIDQVIAQIRGRPDSRRLIVTAWNPGEIERMKLPPCHTLFQFFVLDGELSCQLYQRSADLFLGVPFNIASYALLTLMVAQVCGLKPGTFVHTFGDLHLYANHLDQAKLQLTREPRPLPRMILNPEVRELRDFRYEDFRLEGYDPHPAIKAPIAV